One Euphorbia lathyris chromosome 1, ddEupLath1.1, whole genome shotgun sequence DNA segment encodes these proteins:
- the LOC136205286 gene encoding probable galacturonosyltransferase 15 codes for MREEIINMKFYISTAGIKRVTISNSGAGGIGGGKLSTVAASRRISTRVLLPALLVLAIVLPFLFVRIAFLVLESAATCNSSVGCIGWSFLGGSDTSMKLSEELTRALVEAKEGGTHDDGMDDTVESFNELVNRVTSERQDIKTFAFRTKAMLLRMERKVQLARQRELIYWYFASHGIPKSLHCLCLKLAEEYAVNAIARSRLPSPQYVSRLADPSFHHVVLITDNILATSVVISSTVQSSANPEKLVFHIITDKKTYTPMHAWFATNPIKSAVVEIKGLNQYDWSEEVNIGVKEMLEFHRLIWNNYYSNMKKEDFSQMGVHRRNLEALRPSYLSLLNHLRIYIPELFPDLNRIVFLDDDVVVQHDISSLWELSLNEKVVGAVVDSSCGENCCPGRRYKDYLNFSHPIMSSNFDPERCAWLYGMNLFDLSAWRRANITSNYHKWLKINQNSGLKLWQPGLLPPALLAFEGHVHPIDPSWHLAGLGFQPPEMSRDKLENVAVLHFSGPAKPWLEIGFPKVQSLWIKHVNSSNEFVRKCRIIG; via the exons ATGCGCGAGGAGATTATCAATATGAAGTTTTATATTTCCACCGCCGGGATTAAAAGAGTCACCATATCGAACTCAGGCGCTGGCGGAATTGGCGGTGGGAAACTATCGACGGTGGCGGCCAGTCGCCGGATTTCGACCCGGGTACTTTTGCCGGCGTTGCTTGTGCTTGCAATCGTTTtacccttcctttttgttagaATTGCATTTTTGGTACTTGAATCTGCCGCTACCTGCAATTCTTCCGTAg GTTGTATAGGATGGAGCTTTTTAGGCGGGAGTGACACATCTATG AAGTTGAGCGAGGAGCTGACAAGAGCGTTGGTAGAGGCCAAAGAAGGTGGGACTCATGATGATGGAATGGATGATACAGTAGAATCATTCAATGAACTCGTGAACAGAGTGACGTCTGAAAGACAAGACATAAAGACATTTGCGTTTAGGACAAAGGCCATG CTATTGAGAATGGAGCGTAAGGTGCAGTTAGCTAGGCAGCGGGAATTAATTTACTGGTATTTCGCTTCACATGGCATCCCGAAGAGCTTGCATTGCCTTTGCCTAAAATTGGCCGAGGAGTATGCTGTAAACGCCATAGCAAGATCTCGTTTACCTTCACCTCAATATGTTTCTCGGCTGGCAGACCCATCATTTCATCATGTTGTTCTGATAACTGATAACATTCTTGCTACATCTGTTGTAATCTCTTCCACAGTCCAAAGCTCAGCCAACCCTGAAAAATTGGTCTTCCATATTATCACTGACAAGAAAACTTATACTCCAATGCATGCATGGTTTGCTACCAATCCTATTAAATCGGCAGTTGTCGAAATTAAGGGATTAAATCAATATGACTGGTCTGAGGAAGTGAATATTGGAGTTAAAGAAATGTTAGAGTTTCATCGCCTTATTTGGAACAACTACTACAGCAACATGAAAAAAGAAGACTTTAGCCAAATGGGAGTGCACAGAAGAAATTTAGAAGCTTTAAGGCCTAGCTACCTCTCTCTTTTGAATCATCTTCGAATTTACATTCCTGAG CTGTTTCCGGATCTCAACAGGATAGTTTTCTTGGATGATGATGTTGTAGTACAACATGACATATCATCTTTATGGGAATTGAGTCTCAACGAGAAAGTTGTTGGTGCTGTTGTTGATTCATCTTGTGGTGAAAACTGCTGTCCAGGAAGAAGATATAAAGATTATTTGAATTTTTCTCACCCAATAATGTCATCCAACTTTGACCCTGAACGCTGCGCTTGGCTCTATGGCATGAATTTGTTTGATCTTAGTGCTTGGAGGAGAGCCAATATAACATCAAATTACCATAAATGGTTAAAAATT AACCAGAATTCAGGACTGAAATTGTGGCAACCAGGGTTGCTTCCACCAGCATTACTTGCCTTCGAGGGTCATGTGCATCCTATAGATCCTTCATGGCATCTGGCCGGGCTAGGTTTCCAACCCCCAGAAATGAGCAGAGACAAATTGGAAAATGTGGCCGTTTTACATTTTAGTGGTCCTGCAAAGCCCTGGCTTGAAATTGGTTTCCCAAAGGTACAAAGCTTATGGATTAAACATGTAAATTCTTCCAACGAATTTGTTAGGAAATGTAGAATTATCGGGTGA